A single window of Halobacillus naozhouensis DNA harbors:
- a CDS encoding LacI family DNA-binding transcriptional regulator yields the protein MRITVHDIARVANVSQATVSKVLNNYSGVKESTRKKVSEAIEELKFTPDSVARSMVTNKTNTLGLIVGDISNPFFAESAKIIIGKAQEQGYDVIISNTDHDDENLENAIQTLISKRVDGIIISSISRTSIRIKKLHDAGFPVVLYNSRVESDSSNSVVLDNYKGAVLAVDHLVELGHESIAFIAGPTKYLTTYERYAGYEAALKNRGLVLNKEHVYDGEYDYEKVYDFSYNLLSDPDRPTSFFATSDQMALAVMDAAASRNIKIPDELSVVGFDNMNISANQYIGLTTISQQKENMAELALKKLINLIVKKDPHPVSAELTLEPELIVRKTTSTPNKIILERRGYNGT from the coding sequence ATGAGAATCACGGTTCACGACATAGCACGTGTCGCCAATGTATCACAGGCTACGGTTTCAAAAGTACTCAATAATTATTCAGGGGTAAAAGAGTCAACTCGAAAAAAGGTCTCTGAGGCTATAGAAGAGCTGAAATTCACCCCGGATTCTGTGGCCAGAAGCATGGTCACCAACAAAACAAATACATTAGGATTAATCGTGGGTGATATTTCAAACCCATTTTTTGCTGAATCAGCTAAGATCATCATAGGGAAAGCGCAGGAACAGGGGTATGATGTAATTATCAGTAACACGGATCATGATGATGAGAATTTAGAAAATGCCATTCAAACTCTGATTTCTAAGCGTGTTGATGGAATCATCATTTCTTCTATTAGTCGTACAAGTATAAGAATAAAGAAATTGCATGATGCCGGATTTCCTGTTGTTTTGTACAACAGTAGGGTAGAAAGCGACTCATCGAATTCCGTAGTCTTGGATAACTATAAAGGGGCAGTATTGGCTGTTGATCATTTGGTTGAATTAGGACATGAAAGTATCGCGTTTATCGCTGGGCCTACGAAGTATTTGACCACTTATGAACGATACGCTGGCTATGAGGCAGCTTTAAAAAATCGTGGATTGGTACTAAATAAGGAACATGTTTATGATGGTGAATATGATTATGAGAAGGTTTACGATTTTTCCTACAATCTGTTAAGCGATCCTGACAGGCCGACTAGTTTCTTTGCGACGTCAGACCAGATGGCTCTTGCAGTAATGGATGCTGCAGCAAGTAGAAATATTAAGATACCGGATGAACTCTCTGTGGTTGGTTTTGACAATATGAATATCTCTGCAAACCAATATATTGGCCTGACGACAATTTCACAGCAAAAAGAAAATATGGCTGAACTTGCTTTAAAGAAACTCATTAATTTAATAGTAAAAAAAGATCCACATCCTGTATCTGCTGAATTGACTTTGGAACCAGAGTTAATTGTACGTAAAACAACATCTACTCCTAACAAAATAATTCTTGAAAGGAGGGGATACAATGGTACCTGA
- a CDS encoding SDR family NAD(P)-dependent oxidoreductase codes for MVPEQLFDLTGKVAIVTGASKGIGKDVARLLAQAGASIALVARNKSELEKVAAEIHLIGRNAIVVPFDLTETSKIPKMVERIKDHFGHIDILINNAGLNIAKDAEMLTEEDWDKVMDINLKSVFFLCKEAGRFMREQKHGKIINMSSQMAFVGYYKRSAYSASKGGLTQLTKSLAIEWAQEKINVNAIAPTFIETEMTKSMFEDEDFRAQVLNRIPLGRLAKTEDIYGSVLYLASDSSNMVTGHTICVDGGWTVW; via the coding sequence ATGGTACCTGAGCAATTATTTGATCTTACTGGTAAAGTAGCCATTGTGACAGGCGCAAGCAAAGGGATAGGGAAAGATGTGGCAAGACTCTTAGCACAGGCGGGGGCTAGTATTGCTCTAGTGGCGAGAAATAAAAGTGAGTTGGAGAAGGTTGCAGCTGAGATTCACTTAATAGGGAGAAATGCGATAGTTGTTCCTTTTGATCTTACGGAAACAAGCAAAATACCGAAGATGGTGGAACGAATAAAAGATCACTTTGGTCACATCGATATCTTAATAAATAATGCAGGGCTGAATATTGCAAAAGATGCAGAAATGTTAACAGAAGAAGACTGGGATAAAGTGATGGACATAAATTTAAAAAGTGTTTTCTTTTTATGCAAGGAAGCAGGCCGTTTTATGAGAGAGCAAAAGCATGGGAAAATTATCAATATGTCCTCCCAGATGGCTTTTGTCGGTTATTATAAAAGAAGTGCCTACAGTGCTAGTAAAGGTGGCTTAACCCAATTAACAAAGTCTCTTGCAATCGAATGGGCACAGGAGAAGATTAATGTAAATGCAATAGCTCCAACTTTTATAGAAACAGAGATGACAAAATCTATGTTTGAAGATGAAGACTTCAGAGCTCAGGTTCTAAATCGGATTCCACTCGGAAGACTAGCTAAGACCGAGGATATATATGGGTCTGTACTTTATTTAGCATCAGATTCGTCGAATATGGTCACAGGTCATACAATATGCGTTGATGGTGGCTGGACTGTCTGGTAA
- a CDS encoding cupin domain-containing protein, whose protein sequence is MKANKQTNVTNEEMESNWIVRFNDMKERGIPLMFIDSIIPGHQRVNYAVVGDTASENPEYNPIITEPHGFQIGMVKAPPGNGPAYHTHDYIEAFLPLTGDWRFYWGNSPDEIEGETVIGPWDLISLPPNLYRGFENISDEDAWCFAVLEQHEAFDGRDPYWSPQVIKKAAEHGFNADEKGKMIPPENFKELEKQMGEKLRMGNR, encoded by the coding sequence ATGAAAGCAAACAAACAAACGAATGTTACAAATGAAGAAATGGAAAGCAATTGGATTGTAAGATTCAATGATATGAAAGAAAGAGGAATCCCTTTGATGTTTATTGATAGCATCATTCCGGGTCATCAACGTGTAAACTATGCTGTGGTGGGAGATACAGCGAGTGAAAATCCAGAGTATAATCCAATCATTACTGAACCACATGGTTTCCAGATAGGCATGGTTAAAGCTCCTCCTGGAAACGGCCCTGCTTACCACACACACGATTATATTGAAGCTTTTTTACCTCTGACAGGAGATTGGCGCTTTTACTGGGGAAACAGTCCAGATGAAATTGAAGGAGAAACCGTTATCGGTCCATGGGATCTTATTTCTTTGCCGCCAAATCTTTATAGAGGATTTGAGAACATTAGTGATGAAGACGCGTGGTGCTTTGCAGTTTTGGAACAACACGAGGCATTCGATGGGAGAGATCCTTATTGGTCGCCACAAGTAATTAAGAAAGCTGCTGAACATGGCTTTAATGCAGATGAGAAAGGAAAAATGATCCCACCGGAAAACTTCAAAGAGTTAGAAAAACAAATGGGTGAGAAACTCCGTATGGGTAATAGGTAA
- a CDS encoding iron-containing alcohol dehydrogenase, with protein sequence MTLNNFSDFNMPKVIRFGSGSFCTLPDEVENFHPKKVAIISDKGLEKAGLVKRVIDSITPLGVSIVTFTDLQGEPTFKLVGEVVNKMKMEGCELIIGIGGGSALDVAKATAALMDKDDFHPYLSGESVIEFRTVPCILLPTTSGTGSEVTMNAIFGDEEQEVKRGIISCFLLPDVSIVDPALTLSCPARVTAASGVDAFTHAIESYVATNATLLTKMYAEKAMKLFAPNIHRAVHNGNKDLEARDGMSWVSLLGGISLANAGVGAVHALAYPLGGKYKIEHGVANALLLPYVFEVTGKTCSKEMVQIARFLQLGDYDECPHKAVGEVVNFLYELLGQLDLPSSLSDLGVEEESLPLLADQASKVDRLLSNTPYTLSRDKILDIYQNAYHGSLLMNNRGVR encoded by the coding sequence TTGACACTTAACAATTTCTCGGATTTTAATATGCCAAAAGTAATTCGGTTTGGATCAGGTTCCTTCTGTACATTGCCTGATGAAGTCGAAAATTTTCATCCTAAGAAAGTAGCTATTATAAGTGATAAAGGCTTGGAGAAAGCTGGGTTGGTCAAAAGGGTGATAGACTCTATAACTCCATTGGGTGTTTCTATTGTTACATTTACAGATTTACAAGGCGAACCGACTTTTAAACTGGTTGGTGAAGTCGTAAACAAGATGAAAATGGAAGGCTGCGAACTGATTATCGGGATTGGTGGGGGAAGTGCATTGGATGTAGCAAAAGCCACTGCTGCCTTAATGGATAAAGACGACTTCCATCCCTATTTGAGCGGCGAATCTGTGATCGAGTTTAGAACGGTTCCTTGTATCTTACTCCCAACGACTTCTGGGACCGGCTCCGAAGTAACCATGAATGCGATATTCGGAGATGAAGAACAGGAAGTAAAGCGTGGTATAATCAGCTGCTTTTTATTACCCGACGTATCCATTGTCGATCCCGCGTTAACTTTATCATGCCCGGCTAGGGTAACGGCCGCATCTGGAGTGGATGCCTTTACTCATGCGATTGAATCTTATGTGGCTACGAATGCGACATTGTTAACGAAAATGTATGCAGAAAAAGCGATGAAATTATTTGCACCAAACATCCACCGTGCGGTTCATAATGGGAATAAAGATTTAGAAGCCAGGGACGGGATGAGTTGGGTCAGTTTATTAGGAGGTATTTCACTCGCTAATGCGGGCGTGGGTGCAGTGCATGCACTAGCCTACCCGTTGGGTGGTAAGTACAAGATCGAACATGGTGTCGCAAACGCTCTGCTTTTACCGTATGTTTTTGAAGTGACAGGAAAAACATGTTCAAAGGAAATGGTCCAAATAGCAAGATTTCTGCAGCTGGGTGATTATGACGAGTGTCCACATAAAGCAGTGGGAGAGGTAGTGAATTTTTTATATGAATTATTAGGACAGTTAGATCTCCCGAGTTCTCTTTCGGATCTAGGTGTTGAAGAAGAATCATTGCCTTTGTTGGCTGACCAAGCCTCAAAGGTTGATCGACTATTATCAAATACTCCGTATACTTTGTCCAGGGACAAGATCCTTGATATTTATCAAAATGCTTATCATGGTTCACTACTCATGAATAATAGGGGCGTAAGGTAA
- a CDS encoding aldehyde dehydrogenase family protein — MLKDSKTKLYVNGKWQEGNSYYDLKSPYSGEIIARVPLATPEEVEEALASADRGKEVIKKMTSLERAKILEKASHIFEQRLEECAEILTQENAKPIKAAKGEILRTIETYRFAAEEAKRIHGETIPMDAAVSGRGWFAYTRREPLGVIAAITPFNFPFNLVAHKLGPAIAAGNSVVLKPANQTPLSALLTAEIFEEAGLPPGVLNVVTGRGSVIGDVLVRDTRVKMVTFTGSLEVGLSINAKAGLKKVTLELGSNSGLIVDSTYDLDSVVSRCIEGSFAYAGQVCISIQRIYVQQDLYEEFVSKFVERTKKLVMGDPREENTDVSAMIHMDEATRIEKWVEEAMNSNAEILSGGKREGALFEPTIITKGSSELSVNSKEAFAPIVTINPYNEWDEAIEMVNDSSYGLQAGVFTNSMDKAFDATDRIEVGGVMVNDIPSFRVDQMPYGGVKNSGMGKEGIKYSVEEMTNLKMVGFKVNQ, encoded by the coding sequence ATGTTAAAAGATTCTAAAACAAAACTGTATGTTAACGGTAAGTGGCAAGAAGGAAATTCCTATTATGATCTAAAGTCTCCATACAGTGGTGAAATAATTGCTAGAGTCCCACTTGCTACCCCGGAGGAAGTTGAAGAAGCTTTGGCAAGTGCGGACCGCGGAAAAGAAGTAATTAAAAAAATGACTTCCCTTGAGCGGGCTAAAATACTTGAAAAAGCGTCTCATATCTTTGAACAAAGATTGGAAGAATGTGCAGAAATACTGACCCAGGAGAATGCAAAACCTATTAAAGCAGCAAAAGGAGAAATTCTCCGAACGATCGAAACGTACAGATTCGCAGCAGAGGAAGCCAAAAGAATTCACGGAGAAACGATACCAATGGATGCAGCAGTTTCCGGGAGAGGGTGGTTTGCTTATACTCGAAGGGAGCCACTGGGGGTCATAGCTGCCATTACACCTTTTAACTTCCCGTTTAACCTCGTTGCACATAAATTGGGGCCAGCTATTGCTGCAGGGAACTCAGTCGTTTTGAAACCTGCCAATCAGACTCCGCTCAGCGCATTATTAACAGCGGAAATTTTTGAAGAAGCTGGTTTGCCCCCTGGTGTTTTGAATGTAGTAACCGGACGTGGAAGTGTAATCGGGGATGTTCTTGTCAGAGATACCCGAGTAAAGATGGTTACTTTTACAGGGAGTTTAGAGGTAGGACTTAGTATAAATGCAAAGGCTGGTTTGAAGAAAGTTACGCTTGAACTTGGTTCAAACTCAGGTTTGATTGTTGACAGTACTTATGATTTAGATAGTGTGGTTTCCAGATGTATAGAAGGTTCATTTGCTTATGCAGGACAAGTTTGCATTTCGATACAGCGCATTTATGTTCAGCAAGATCTTTATGAAGAATTTGTTTCAAAATTTGTAGAACGTACAAAGAAACTGGTCATGGGGGATCCTAGAGAAGAGAACACAGACGTTTCTGCAATGATCCATATGGATGAAGCTACACGGATAGAAAAATGGGTAGAAGAAGCAATGAATTCAAATGCAGAAATTCTTAGTGGCGGAAAGCGAGAAGGAGCATTGTTTGAACCAACAATTATTACAAAGGGATCATCTGAACTATCCGTAAATTCCAAAGAAGCATTTGCACCAATAGTGACGATTAATCCTTATAATGAATGGGATGAAGCAATCGAAATGGTGAATGATTCATCTTATGGTTTGCAAGCTGGAGTGTTTACGAATTCAATGGATAAAGCCTTTGATGCTACTGATCGAATAGAAGTTGGCGGTGTAATGGTTAATGATATTCCTTCCTTTCGTGTTGATCAAATGCCGTATGGTGGGGTTAAAAACAGCGGTATGGGTAAGGAAGGTATAAAATACTCAGTAGAAGAAATGACAAACTTAAAAATGGTAGGGTTTAAAGTGAATCAATAG